The sequence below is a genomic window from Parafrankia irregularis.
TTCGGCGGAGGCCGTGTCGATCACACCGTCGGCGGCGAGCAACCGGACGAAACGGGCGTCGACCGGCTCGTCCGGCGGCGGCCCGCGCCACAGGTCGTCAACGGCGGCGACGCCGAGATCGGACAGCAGGCGCGGGATGCCGCTGTGCCGGGTAGTCGTGACGGCGAGATCGGGGCAGCGCCGGGTGATCTCGGCGCGCACGGTGGCCCGGACGCTGCCGCCGCTGTGATCGGTCACTGCGACCACGCGGTCCAGCCGCTCATCGGCTGCCAGCAGATCAGCTCCCGGCAGGAAGGTCACGACCCGCATCCGAGCATGCGGATGCGCCGCGATGAGGGCCTCCAGGGCCGGTAGCGCCAGCAGCAGGTCACCGAAGCCGCCGAGCAGCTCGATGACCAGGATGTCGCGGGCGGTGCCAGGCGCGGGAAGCGCAGGCCGCGGCCCGTGGACCGGCCGCTCAGTCATGTTGGGGGAAAGTCGTGACCGCCGCTGAACGCTGCGCCGGCAGGAGGCTCGGCGCGGGCCCGCGCCGACCGCCCCCGTTCCGCGCCGCCGTCTCGGCAGTCCCCGTAGAGCTCCAGGTGCGCGTCGGCGATCCGCGCCCAGCCGCGATCGGCCATCAGCGTCGCCAGGCCGACCCGGACCCGGGCGCCGAGGTCCGCGTCGCCCAGTAGCCGTCGGATGCCCGTGGCCAGCGCCCCGGCATCGCGGACCCGGGGCACGACGACCGCGGTCCGGGCGTCGACCAGCTCCGGATCCGGTGGATCCGCCGCGGTCACCACGACCGGCAGGCGGTGAGCCGCGACCGCGGCCAGCGCACCACTTTTCGCCGTCACGCCCGCGGTGAAGGGCAGCACGGCGATGTCCGCCGCGGTCAGCACCCGGGAGGCTTCCGTCGACGGCAGATGACCGGTCATCAGCACCCGATCAGCCACACCCGCCTCGCGGGCCCGACCCGCGAGCTCACGCCGGAAGGCGTCGGCCTCGGGCTCACTCAGAGCCAGGGAGGCAAATCCGCCCACGATCACAAGGCGGACGCCGGGATGCTCGGGAACCAGCGTCGCGAGCGCCTCGATGAGATACCGCAGGCCTTTCACGGGATGAGCGAAGCCGAAGAAGGCCAGCACGGGCGCCTCCGGTGGCAGCCGGAGCCGTGACCGCACCGCCCGCCGCACAGCCGAACGGTCCGCGCCCGGATCCGGGACGACATTCGCGCCGACCGGAACGGAGCGCGGGCTGATTCCCAGCCTGCCCCGGACCGCGCTCGCATGTGCGCCGTTCGTGACGATGACGCGGCTGCTTCGCGGCGCCAGTGCGAGGGTCTCGCGGTCCCACCAGCGACGCCGCTCGACCAGCCGCCACAGCCGGTCCGGTACGTGCGCCGGCCAGCTCCACCAGTCGTATTCGTGCAGGGTCGTGACGAGCCGCGTACCCGGGGGGAGCAGGAGGGGAAGCAGGCCGACAGCCGGCGAGTAGCCGAACGCGGACGGCGCGAACTGGACGTGGACGACATCCGGTGCGGCCCGGCGCAGCGCGCCCGCCAGCGCCAGGACGCCACGTGCGTTCCATCCGCCCGCCACCTGTATCAACCGCGTGCCACCGGTCGGTTCGGCGGCGCCGGCCGCCGAACCGACCGTGGCCAGCCAGACATCTGCTTGGCGTCCCAGAGCCTGGCTCAGGTGCAGCGTGTAGTCAGCCACCCCGTCCCGCGTCGGCTCCAGGTTGCCGCAGACCAGCGCGATCCTCGGCCGGACCGTCCGCTGCAAGATGGGTGCGGCTCGGGTCACGGGCACCGTGTGCCCTCGTCCGAGCCGTTCAAGCAACCCGCCGGGAGCGGCCTGGGCGCGCTGGCCGAGCTACCGGCCGGCCGACAACCGCGGTACCCCGGCACACCGGTTTGGCGCGCGACCGCCCGGGCAGCCCGCTCACGATGTGCCCTCAACCGCCTGCCCACCCGGCCGCCCTGCGGGGCGCGCCGATCCACTGGGCCGGGATGGAGCGAATCCTGCTCGTGCGGCCTGACAATCTCGGCGACGTCCTGATGATCGGGCCCACGTTGCGTGCGCTGCGGTCGGCGGCGCCGGGTGCGCGGCTGGAGCTGCTCACGTCCCCTTCGGGGGCGGCCGCCGTGCCGCTGCTGGACAGCCTCGACGCCTGCCTGGCCGAATCGGTGCCCTGGCAGGACGTGTCCGGAGGCTCGGTGACGCCCGAATCCCTGCACCGCCTCGTCGCCCGGCTTGCGGCGAGGTCCTACCAGGCAGCGGTCGTGTTCACCTCGTTCTCGCAGTCACCGTGGCCGGCCGCGTACGCCTGTGCGCTGGCGGAGATCCCGGTCCGGGCGGGGGCGTCCCGCGAGTTCGGGGGCGCGCTGCTCACGCACTGGATCGACGACCTTCCGGATGAGGCGCACCAGGTCGACCGGGCCGCGGAGCTGCTGAAACGACTCGGTGTGCCGGTGCCCGAACGCGCTTTGCGGGTGAAGATCCCGCGGCAGGCCGAGCTGGACGCCCAGGCCATCGCCGGTCCGCGGCCCTATGCCATGCTGCTGCCGGGCGCATCCT
It includes:
- a CDS encoding glycosyltransferase, which encodes MPVTRAAPILQRTVRPRIALVCGNLEPTRDGVADYTLHLSQALGRQADVWLATVGSAAGAAEPTGGTRLIQVAGGWNARGVLALAGALRRAAPDVVHVQFAPSAFGYSPAVGLLPLLLPPGTRLVTTLHEYDWWSWPAHVPDRLWRLVERRRWWDRETLALAPRSSRVIVTNGAHASAVRGRLGISPRSVPVGANVVPDPGADRSAVRRAVRSRLRLPPEAPVLAFFGFAHPVKGLRYLIEALATLVPEHPGVRLVIVGGFASLALSEPEADAFRRELAGRAREAGVADRVLMTGHLPSTEASRVLTAADIAVLPFTAGVTAKSGALAAVAAHRLPVVVTAADPPDPELVDARTAVVVPRVRDAGALATGIRRLLGDADLGARVRVGLATLMADRGWARIADAHLELYGDCRDGGAERGRSARARAEPPAGAAFSGGHDFPPT
- a CDS encoding glycosyltransferase family 9 protein — encoded protein: MRPDNLGDVLMIGPTLRALRSAAPGARLELLTSPSGAAAVPLLDSLDACLAESVPWQDVSGGSVTPESLHRLVARLAARSYQAAVVFTSFSQSPWPAAYACALAEIPVRAGASREFGGALLTHWIDDLPDEAHQVDRAAELLKRLGVPVPERALRVKIPRQAELDAQAIAGPRPYAMLLPGASCASRRWPPRRFAELAGRLGSAGLRVLVAGTAREHDLVRQVCAGAGPAGVDLAGAVDLATLAALLRGAEIAVTNNSGGMHLADAVGVPLLALFAGTERESEYRPRSAHSQVLRRPTPCAPCRAFDCPLGHHECLDITAARVADVALALRARSTA